In Haladaptatus sp. QDMS2, a single window of DNA contains:
- a CDS encoding cupin domain-containing protein — translation MVHIKSLSELEGAPHANAFPSEEPKTIRLTLSEGEHVEPHAHPDREIVLYLVSGSLELQLDGEPYHVTQGDVVHFDGAQEISPVAKTDSTALLVLAAKREDPDSSEGSA, via the coding sequence ATGGTTCACATCAAATCACTATCAGAACTCGAAGGGGCACCACACGCGAACGCCTTTCCCAGTGAGGAACCGAAGACGATCCGATTAACCCTCTCGGAGGGAGAGCATGTCGAACCGCATGCGCATCCGGATCGAGAAATCGTACTTTACCTCGTCTCTGGCAGCCTCGAACTCCAGCTCGATGGGGAGCCGTACCACGTGACTCAGGGCGATGTAGTTCACTTCGATGGGGCACAGGAGATCTCTCCAGTCGCGAAGACGGACAGCACCGCGTTGCTCGTTCTCGCTGCGAAACGAGAGGACCCTGACTCGTCAGAAGGGAGCGCATGA
- a CDS encoding CGCGG family rSAM-modified RiPP protein, with translation MTIESHDHGHGDTEPVTDRTHDNSWSANLEKPQYADDRSLLERHAIEAIEHTTSGHHVNLVTHEAHGHPETYLYDALSERFGAEAVRWEYIEQCGCGGHVVRAHIE, from the coding sequence ATGACAATTGAATCACACGATCACGGCCACGGCGACACGGAACCAGTCACCGACCGCACACACGACAACTCGTGGTCGGCTAATCTCGAAAAGCCACAGTACGCCGACGATCGCTCCTTGCTCGAACGACACGCGATCGAGGCCATCGAGCACACGACCAGTGGCCACCACGTCAATCTCGTTACCCACGAAGCGCATGGCCATCCGGAGACGTACCTCTATGACGCGCTCAGTGAGCGATTCGGGGCGGAGGCCGTCCGTTGGGAGTATATCGAACAATGTGGCTGTGGGGGCCACGTCGTCCGCGCTCACATCGAATAA
- a CDS encoding universal stress protein, with amino-acid sequence MYAHIVVAVDGSEEAKRAARRAFELADRFAATVTALHVVEHKRLRLTTSEPEKARLRALGEDILADIKALASDLDHPVQTAMREGTPGDEISKFADEEGADLLVVGRQGLTGLGERLLGGVAERVIHQSDVPVLVVPEEGMDGAWEVSRLLITTDGSENAADATDHGIAIAERYDAAIHVLNVVDLQSAGGLFDAGGLEREFVERLEAEGQTAVDEIESSVHESAPDLDVMAEVVTQTTFEGVGAGIRAYVEENDIGLVVMGSHGRSNLRRQLLGSVASTVLRTVDVPVLVVKREE; translated from the coding sequence ATGTACGCCCACATCGTGGTCGCTGTCGATGGAAGCGAAGAGGCGAAGCGAGCTGCACGCCGAGCGTTCGAGCTCGCGGACAGATTCGCCGCGACGGTCACCGCACTCCACGTCGTCGAACACAAACGCCTCCGACTCACCACCTCCGAGCCGGAGAAAGCGCGACTCAGAGCCCTCGGTGAGGACATCCTCGCCGACATCAAGGCACTCGCTTCGGACCTCGACCATCCCGTCCAGACCGCGATGCGCGAGGGGACGCCCGGAGACGAGATTAGCAAATTCGCCGACGAAGAAGGCGCAGACCTGCTCGTCGTCGGCAGGCAGGGCCTCACGGGACTCGGCGAGCGGTTGCTCGGCGGGGTCGCAGAACGCGTCATCCACCAGAGCGACGTTCCCGTGCTGGTCGTCCCCGAGGAAGGGATGGACGGGGCCTGGGAAGTCTCCCGTCTACTCATCACGACGGACGGCAGCGAGAACGCAGCAGACGCGACCGACCACGGCATCGCCATCGCAGAACGCTACGACGCAGCCATCCACGTCCTGAACGTCGTCGACCTGCAATCCGCAGGCGGGCTCTTCGACGCCGGCGGACTGGAGCGAGAATTCGTCGAGCGACTTGAAGCCGAGGGGCAAACCGCGGTCGACGAAATCGAATCGTCGGTGCACGAATCGGCACCCGACCTGGACGTGATGGCCGAGGTGGTCACGCAGACTACCTTCGAGGGCGTCGGGGCTGGGATTCGCGCGTACGTCGAGGAAAACGACATCGGCCTCGTGGTGATGGGCTCACACGGCCGGTCGAACCTTCGTCGACAACTGCTCGGAAGCGTCGCTTCGACTGTTTTGCGGACAGTGGACGTGCCAGTGTTGGTCGTGAAACGAGAAGAGTAG
- a CDS encoding winged helix-turn-helix domain-containing protein has protein sequence MATNRGHPGDNRVPEDPADLLPEDSILTLDEYLAMHAAVGHRTRYEILYRLVHSGDRSPKELEAELDIDDSTLHYHLNKLVSVGLVEKRQRTERGQDGLDTYYRATFFGEVTLSDGVDSLIRGEQEFEEMYSGSAEN, from the coding sequence ATGGCGACGAATCGTGGACACCCTGGTGACAATAGAGTTCCAGAGGACCCAGCGGACCTCCTCCCTGAAGACAGCATCCTCACCCTCGACGAGTATCTGGCAATGCACGCCGCAGTCGGGCACCGGACGCGCTACGAGATACTCTATCGGCTGGTCCACAGCGGAGACAGGAGTCCCAAAGAACTCGAAGCCGAACTCGACATCGACGACAGTACGCTCCACTACCACCTCAACAAGCTCGTTTCCGTCGGCCTCGTCGAAAAACGGCAACGCACGGAGCGTGGACAGGACGGCCTCGACACGTACTATCGGGCAACCTTCTTCGGTGAAGTGACGCTCTCAGATGGCGTTGATAGCCTCATCCGTGGTGAGCAGGAATTCGAGGAGATGTACAGCGGTTCAGCCGAGAACTGA
- a CDS encoding dihydrofolate reductase family protein has product MSDSAPREIPGRLVVGTFLTLDGVMQGPGGPDEDREGGFEHGGWSVNYWDEGMGKIMDEQSDGVDSLLLGRKTYEIFAGHWPHVDDADPMAAKLNSMPKYVASRTIDSVEWNNSTLLEGDVAEAVADLKADSDDVILVQGSQNLLQTLLTHDLVDEFWLWVFPVVLGEGKRLFAEGTVPGNLELTRTDTSSTGVQMLRYERAGDIEYGSFALEEGE; this is encoded by the coding sequence ATGAGTGATTCAGCGCCACGCGAAATCCCTGGACGTCTCGTCGTCGGAACCTTCCTCACGCTCGATGGCGTGATGCAGGGGCCGGGCGGCCCAGACGAGGACCGAGAGGGCGGATTCGAACACGGTGGATGGTCGGTGAACTACTGGGACGAGGGGATGGGGAAAATCATGGACGAACAGTCAGATGGGGTCGATTCACTCCTCCTTGGCCGAAAGACGTACGAAATCTTCGCCGGCCACTGGCCACACGTCGACGACGCAGACCCCATGGCGGCGAAACTCAATTCGATGCCCAAGTACGTCGCCTCACGCACCATCGACAGCGTGGAGTGGAACAACTCGACGCTCCTCGAGGGCGACGTCGCAGAAGCAGTCGCTGACCTCAAAGCCGACTCTGACGACGTGATTCTGGTCCAGGGGAGTCAGAACCTGCTCCAGACGCTGCTCACCCACGACCTCGTTGACGAGTTCTGGCTCTGGGTGTTCCCGGTCGTCCTCGGCGAGGGCAAGCGCCTGTTCGCGGAAGGAACCGTTCCCGGAAACCTCGAACTGACGCGGACGGACACTTCGAGTACGGGCGTCCAGATGCTCAGATACGAGCGGGCAGGCGACATCGAGTACGGGTCGTTCGCGCTGGAAGAAGGGGAGTGA
- a CDS encoding plastocyanin/azurin family copper-binding protein → MVDHTVTLHIHEGPGDHPDFPLEESGDEIPAEFFFDPAGLHVRPGETVNFTIHNGLHTVTAFHSKFSEPPFFTLPDRVPTSNGFTSPPMSVDDSWLYRFTKQGVYDILCLPHLELGMVMRIVVSGDDNVPDDPYGPLPIPNAGAVLGAPELTPENIVNEGSVPWADLSL, encoded by the coding sequence TTGGTTGACCACACCGTCACGCTCCACATTCACGAAGGACCGGGTGACCACCCCGATTTCCCCCTTGAAGAGTCAGGTGATGAGATTCCCGCAGAGTTCTTCTTCGACCCCGCTGGCTTGCACGTCCGCCCTGGTGAAACTGTCAATTTCACGATTCACAACGGGCTTCACACAGTGACGGCGTTCCACTCGAAGTTCAGCGAACCGCCGTTTTTCACGCTCCCTGACCGCGTACCGACGAGTAACGGATTCACCTCCCCACCGATGTCGGTCGACGATTCATGGCTGTATCGCTTCACCAAACAGGGAGTGTACGACATTCTTTGCTTGCCACACCTCGAACTCGGGATGGTCATGCGCATCGTGGTGTCCGGAGATGACAACGTACCCGACGACCCCTACGGCCCACTCCCCATCCCGAACGCCGGTGCAGTGTTGGGCGCACCAGAGCTAACTCCAGAAAACATCGTCAACGAGGGTTCGGTTCCCTGGGCAGATCTCTCGCTCTGA
- a CDS encoding glycosyltransferase family 2 protein, with the protein MNAERVATVLLGGALLVSATAIAIPNQFTSGPFTGNLLAVVLWGTTALFAATAAFWVALTYVLGAGYEPPESIYGGDEIQVRILTIDAEAVVQATVDSLPSELTDRHVIAEEPIDIDGATVHVVPDEFECRAVQKGRAIEWARRTLDCDREFVLYLDEDSVVEQFDGLPEADIVQLRERPRRTGSVLSYLADVYRMGVQIEQRAFARLQIPLFAWGGGIAVRSAIENEVTWDRETLVEDTAFVWAAARQFDIDFALSTATCRNEAPPSLGEILQQRRRWAAGNIDATALLPFRYQLLTRVRNFAWALSPVVTVVAVPLALVGVSVVYAGLFLLASLTLASFTAFWFVRGMLYYGGAELKWLLALPLVPLVSVVHSMGTVVGILHPPTTFRVTKKVGIRE; encoded by the coding sequence ATGAACGCAGAACGTGTCGCGACCGTACTCCTCGGCGGAGCGTTACTCGTTTCCGCCACAGCAATTGCCATTCCAAATCAGTTCACGAGTGGCCCATTCACTGGTAACCTTCTCGCTGTTGTCCTGTGGGGAACAACCGCGCTATTTGCCGCGACTGCAGCCTTCTGGGTCGCGCTCACCTACGTGTTGGGCGCAGGGTACGAGCCACCTGAATCCATCTACGGTGGCGACGAAATTCAAGTTCGTATCTTGACCATTGACGCCGAAGCTGTCGTCCAAGCAACGGTTGATTCACTCCCTTCGGAGTTAACCGACAGACACGTCATCGCAGAAGAACCAATCGACATCGACGGCGCGACAGTCCACGTGGTTCCAGACGAGTTCGAATGTCGCGCCGTTCAGAAAGGGCGGGCAATCGAATGGGCTCGCCGTACACTCGATTGTGACCGCGAGTTCGTCCTCTATCTCGATGAGGATAGCGTCGTAGAGCAGTTCGATGGCCTTCCAGAGGCAGACATCGTACAGTTGCGCGAACGCCCCCGTCGAACCGGTTCTGTGCTCTCGTATCTCGCTGATGTCTACCGAATGGGCGTGCAGATAGAACAGCGTGCGTTCGCTCGGTTACAGATTCCACTCTTCGCATGGGGCGGTGGCATCGCAGTTCGCAGTGCTATAGAAAACGAGGTGACCTGGGACCGAGAGACGCTCGTCGAGGATACCGCGTTCGTCTGGGCGGCCGCTCGTCAGTTCGATATCGACTTCGCGCTTTCAACGGCCACCTGTCGCAACGAAGCACCGCCGTCGCTCGGCGAAATCCTCCAGCAGCGTCGTCGCTGGGCGGCCGGAAATATCGACGCGACCGCTTTGCTCCCCTTCCGTTACCAACTGCTGACGCGGGTGCGTAACTTTGCGTGGGCGCTTTCACCTGTCGTCACCGTCGTGGCCGTCCCATTGGCACTCGTCGGCGTGAGCGTCGTCTATGCTGGACTATTCCTCCTCGCATCGCTCACGCTCGCCTCGTTTACCGCCTTCTGGTTCGTTCGCGGCATGCTCTACTATGGTGGCGCAGAACTCAAGTGGTTGCTCGCGCTTCCACTCGTTCCACTCGTGAGTGTCGTCCATTCGATGGGAACGGTCGTCGGTATCCTCCATCCTCCGACCACCTTCCGTGTGACAAAGAAGGTCGGCATTCGTGAATAA
- a CDS encoding phosphotransferase family protein: MFASLGYVDELIEAANRGDENVRLKVGVDGTAVEQVAQETFPGADSVVVHEDSMAGDGGVTYTFTIPETDARYVAKFAPDDATSLVKGAGMYRALAKVARLPVPAVYAVERDPSVVDVPYSIVEYVPGDELTSISQFKSFSRDTKRTLVREMGRTLGLLHSETRFDYYGDVAVSQAGNLRVDSGVTDWRNYYREEYTSNLDDGSGSPVDDLAERATDCFADAAADIEPDTGPVLLHGDFTPDNLIFEDNRVRAVLDWEHATAGCRAKEAWEVEEAIVNLFTSERVRADLREALWSGYAETASVTENFRAMKDLFAIGAVTRVGRVHAACSDVVEDLDEEEFRVRAERELERRLRRIGVGSSPW; encoded by the coding sequence GTGTTTGCGAGTCTGGGGTACGTAGACGAACTCATCGAAGCCGCGAACCGCGGTGACGAGAACGTTCGCTTGAAGGTGGGAGTCGACGGAACAGCAGTCGAACAGGTTGCACAAGAGACGTTTCCAGGCGCCGACTCGGTCGTCGTCCACGAGGACTCCATGGCTGGCGACGGTGGCGTCACGTACACGTTCACGATTCCGGAGACCGACGCGCGGTACGTCGCCAAGTTCGCTCCGGACGATGCCACCTCACTCGTGAAGGGGGCGGGCATGTATCGCGCTCTCGCGAAGGTTGCTCGACTCCCGGTTCCTGCGGTGTACGCCGTCGAACGCGACCCGAGCGTGGTGGACGTTCCGTACTCGATCGTCGAGTACGTCCCGGGCGACGAACTCACGAGCATCTCGCAGTTCAAATCCTTCTCGCGGGACACAAAGCGCACGCTCGTCCGGGAGATGGGCCGGACACTCGGCCTCCTTCATTCGGAAACCCGATTCGATTACTACGGCGACGTGGCTGTTTCACAGGCTGGCAATCTGCGGGTCGATTCGGGCGTGACCGATTGGCGGAACTACTACCGCGAGGAGTACACCAGCAATCTCGACGACGGTTCGGGCTCACCCGTCGACGACCTGGCCGAGCGGGCAACAGACTGCTTCGCCGACGCGGCCGCGGACATCGAACCCGACACGGGACCAGTCCTGCTTCACGGCGACTTCACCCCGGACAACCTGATTTTCGAGGACAACCGCGTTCGCGCCGTGCTCGACTGGGAACACGCCACGGCTGGCTGTCGGGCAAAAGAAGCCTGGGAGGTCGAGGAGGCCATCGTCAATCTGTTCACCAGCGAGCGAGTGCGGGCCGACCTTCGAGAGGCGCTATGGTCGGGGTATGCAGAAACTGCGTCGGTGACAGAGAATTTCCGCGCGATGAAGGACCTGTTCGCAATCGGTGCGGTCACCCGAGTCGGGCGCGTTCACGCGGCGTGTTCGGATGTGGTCGAGGATTTGGACGAGGAAGAATTTCGGGTTCGAGCTGAGCGAGAACTGGAACGGCGACTTCGGCGTATAGGTGTCGGAAGCAGCCCGTGGTAG
- a CDS encoding class I SAM-dependent methyltransferase: MSPDESPTVEAAYDKLAATYTTQEDDPYCADFEFPAMKDLIPDVAGKRILDAGCGHGRYADWLVEQEADVLAVDANAKMLEQARRRLGDRVAIRQADITEPLESVDDGTFDGVVCGLSLHYVEDWRQPFSEFARILKPGGFLVFSAQHPVDEYIAFDAENYFETEQHRMTWEASGEEVEVPFYRRPLAEAINPLLETGFVLDELVEPTPQASFKDKNPQSYEKRLRYPTFLCVRASKAEV, translated from the coding sequence ATGTCTCCCGATGAGAGTCCCACCGTCGAGGCCGCCTACGATAAATTGGCAGCGACGTACACGACGCAGGAAGACGACCCCTACTGCGCAGATTTCGAGTTCCCGGCGATGAAGGACCTCATTCCGGACGTCGCGGGCAAGCGAATCCTCGATGCGGGTTGTGGACACGGGCGGTACGCAGACTGGTTAGTCGAACAGGAAGCGGACGTCCTCGCTGTCGATGCAAACGCCAAGATGCTCGAACAAGCGCGGCGACGACTCGGCGACCGAGTAGCGATTCGCCAGGCAGATATCACCGAACCGCTCGAGTCCGTCGACGACGGCACGTTCGACGGCGTGGTGTGCGGCCTCTCGCTCCACTACGTCGAAGACTGGCGGCAACCCTTCAGCGAGTTCGCTCGCATCCTCAAACCGGGTGGCTTTCTCGTCTTTTCAGCCCAGCATCCCGTCGACGAGTACATCGCGTTCGATGCCGAGAACTACTTCGAGACCGAACAGCACCGGATGACGTGGGAGGCTTCGGGCGAGGAAGTCGAGGTGCCGTTCTATCGTCGCCCGCTTGCTGAGGCAATCAATCCACTCCTCGAAACCGGGTTTGTACTGGATGAGCTGGTCGAGCCAACGCCGCAGGCGTCGTTCAAAGACAAAAATCCACAGTCTTACGAGAAACGACTGCGCTACCCGACGTTTCTGTGTGTTCGGGCGTCGAAGGCCGAAGTTTGA
- a CDS encoding 2-oxo acid dehydrogenase subunit E2, with translation MYKRDGQIEPVSARRELTAEYMRIASRRSNVHGLVELDVTEARRRIQAIEEETGEQLSFTAFLVYCFAQAIEDHPHVNAYVDWRGRLHTFDDVDVNVLVEKTVDGDKRGIPHVVRAANRRSLQSIHEEIRTTQNAQPRSRQSRGESLALRLPSVVTRQMWRLPQLFPRLWKNLAGTVEVTSVGMFGTGGGWAVSPTNYTVQLTVGGIATKPGFVDGEVTPREYLSLTVTFDHDVVDGAPAARFVQRLGELIEDAHGLQTETGT, from the coding sequence ATGTACAAACGGGATGGGCAGATCGAACCGGTCTCCGCTCGTCGCGAGCTGACGGCCGAGTACATGCGAATAGCGAGTCGGCGAAGCAACGTCCACGGCCTGGTCGAACTCGATGTGACCGAGGCAAGACGTCGCATCCAAGCAATCGAGGAGGAGACAGGAGAACAACTCTCGTTCACCGCATTTCTCGTCTACTGTTTCGCGCAGGCAATCGAAGACCACCCGCACGTGAACGCGTACGTCGATTGGCGAGGGCGACTCCACACGTTCGACGACGTCGACGTGAACGTGCTCGTCGAGAAAACCGTGGATGGCGACAAGCGAGGCATCCCGCACGTCGTCAGAGCAGCGAACCGTCGGTCGCTGCAATCGATTCACGAAGAGATACGAACCACACAGAACGCACAGCCAAGGTCTCGACAGTCACGGGGGGAATCGCTGGCGCTACGACTGCCGAGCGTCGTCACGCGCCAAATGTGGCGGCTCCCGCAACTGTTCCCACGGCTGTGGAAGAATCTCGCGGGCACCGTTGAGGTGACCTCGGTCGGCATGTTCGGGACGGGCGGCGGTTGGGCAGTCAGCCCAACGAACTACACGGTGCAGTTGACGGTCGGGGGTATCGCCACGAAACCAGGCTTCGTTGACGGAGAGGTCACCCCCCGAGAGTATCTCAGCCTCACCGTGACCTTCGACCACGACGTCGTCGACGGTGCGCCCGCTGCCCGCTTCGTCCAGCGGCTGGGCGAACTCATCGAAGACGCCCACGGACTCCAAACAGAGACGGGGACCTGA
- a CDS encoding DUF998 domain-containing protein, translating into MADVETFDQPMTIRGLAADSRQLAGGFFLVLAAQFMTVIMLAAAMAPGYNFNTAAISDLGVISETALLFNASLVVVGIFNIVGGYFFYRIHGKRWLLAIFTVAGIGALGAGVFPLDTGGLHGLFALVAFLFFNLQAIGSATRLTGAMRVLSLLAGILGLVFVVLMAIGDAGNTAVFGPIGHGGTERMIVYPVMLWMVALGGYLFGTDSSAVQPN; encoded by the coding sequence ATGGCAGACGTAGAAACATTCGACCAACCGATGACGATTCGTGGACTGGCCGCAGACAGCAGACAACTCGCTGGCGGCTTCTTCCTCGTGCTCGCCGCTCAGTTCATGACGGTCATCATGCTCGCCGCGGCGATGGCTCCCGGCTACAACTTCAATACGGCTGCAATCAGTGACCTCGGGGTCATCTCGGAGACGGCGCTCCTCTTCAACGCCTCGCTCGTCGTGGTCGGGATATTCAACATCGTCGGCGGGTATTTCTTCTATCGAATTCACGGGAAGCGCTGGCTCTTGGCCATCTTTACGGTTGCCGGCATCGGTGCACTCGGCGCGGGCGTCTTCCCGCTCGACACGGGTGGGCTACACGGTCTGTTCGCGCTCGTTGCGTTCCTGTTCTTCAATCTCCAGGCGATTGGGAGCGCTACTCGACTCACGGGTGCGATGCGGGTGTTGTCTCTGCTTGCCGGGATTCTCGGACTCGTTTTCGTCGTCCTCATGGCGATTGGCGACGCCGGAAACACGGCCGTGTTCGGTCCGATCGGCCACGGAGGGACCGAGCGCATGATTGTCTATCCAGTCATGCTCTGGATGGTCGCACTCGGTGGGTACCTCTTCGGCACGGATTCTAGTGCCGTACAACCAAATTGA
- a CDS encoding Lrp/AsnC family transcriptional regulator, with protein sequence MAPETNPDTQYVLDDVDRGVLYALQRDARNTTASEIAAEVGVSASTVRNRIANLENHGIIEGYNPKLDYEKAGFTLRTLFVATAPARDRNTLAKQALSVPGVIDVREMLTSQRNL encoded by the coding sequence ATGGCGCCGGAAACCAACCCCGATACCCAGTACGTCCTCGACGACGTCGACCGCGGTGTCCTCTACGCACTGCAGCGAGACGCCCGAAACACCACCGCAAGCGAGATTGCAGCCGAAGTCGGCGTCTCTGCGAGTACCGTTCGCAACCGCATCGCCAATCTCGAAAATCACGGCATCATCGAAGGGTACAACCCAAAACTCGACTATGAAAAGGCCGGGTTTACCCTCCGCACCCTGTTCGTCGCCACCGCGCCCGCCCGTGACCGAAACACACTCGCAAAGCAGGCACTGTCGGTACCCGGCGTAATCGACGTTCGTGAGATGCTCACGAGTCAGCGCAATCTCTAA
- a CDS encoding sensor histidine kinase KdpD: MTVIRGCAEHLVERLDSGEDRRHAETIVRWSNDVVDIVQRVSTIIQTVIGSSTVPLTSVNLSERIDEEVTRVRSTYPDVTFETDVPPDVHARGNDLLSEVIGNVLTNVIRHNDTEKLQVTVTVETDEQLGTVRTRIADTGTGIADDQKEAVFRRGHSGRPSGGFGLFFVDTMVRAVGGDVWVEDNDPTGAVFVIELLQEDAENTPAEPTPNEAPLF; the protein is encoded by the coding sequence ATGACCGTCATCCGCGGATGTGCGGAACATCTGGTCGAACGACTCGACTCGGGCGAGGACCGCAGGCACGCAGAAACCATCGTACGGTGGTCGAACGATGTCGTCGATATCGTCCAACGGGTATCCACGATTATCCAGACGGTGATTGGGAGTTCGACGGTCCCACTGACGAGCGTCAATCTCTCAGAGCGAATCGATGAAGAGGTGACACGCGTGCGCTCGACATATCCGGACGTGACCTTCGAGACGGACGTTCCTCCCGACGTCCACGCGAGAGGAAACGACTTGCTGAGTGAGGTCATCGGAAACGTCCTCACGAACGTCATTCGCCACAACGATACGGAGAAACTCCAGGTGACCGTGACCGTCGAAACGGACGAACAGCTGGGAACCGTCAGGACACGAATTGCCGATACGGGAACGGGAATTGCAGACGACCAGAAGGAGGCCGTGTTTCGCCGTGGTCACTCGGGTCGACCGAGCGGTGGGTTCGGACTATTCTTCGTCGACACGATGGTGCGCGCCGTCGGCGGTGACGTATGGGTCGAAGACAACGACCCGACTGGAGCCGTCTTCGTTATCGAACTGCTACAGGAGGACGCAGAAAACACGCCTGCAGAACCCACACCAAACGAAGCTCCCCTCTTTTGA
- a CDS encoding DUF58 domain-containing protein gives MQVTRRFVEVSALGGFLALLAVVADQPWFLLGAAGVGAWLLAKQYVFLRALVKTEETLTVDQRVSRSRTPTDQPVQVTLTATRTQRTPLSLTVEANPPLTATGSSAPERALDISTVERASTTFDVEWGVAGRFEFDAPTLTATDDHGLFRETLSRGPQLTVTVEPRTPTNLHVGQGGVETAAAYGEHKAGKSGTGLDPAELREYQASDAAHDIDWKATARLNSPFVRQYEAETDRTMALLLDHRGTMATGHEGERKLDYVREVAASFVANANQYNDHIGLYTVGDGGVTNADAPASMASHYRAIRSWLFDLEPTEADTGSATHSHDPATARQQASQLSDDDSAFGQTLHPYFANTTTYIQRIDSDPLFATARTHIRRLKGTVWTVILADDSNPVELRETVKLAQRGDDHVLVFLTPTVLFEPGGLADMEAAYERYVEFEDLRRELSNLSRVEAFEVAPGDRLAALLTTRRQARA, from the coding sequence ATGCAGGTCACGCGCCGGTTCGTCGAGGTGTCTGCTCTCGGTGGATTCCTCGCCCTCCTCGCGGTCGTCGCCGACCAGCCGTGGTTCCTCCTCGGGGCCGCAGGCGTCGGCGCGTGGCTCCTCGCCAAGCAGTACGTCTTTCTTCGGGCGCTCGTCAAAACCGAAGAGACGCTCACCGTAGACCAGCGCGTCTCTCGCTCGCGAACTCCAACCGACCAGCCCGTACAGGTCACGCTCACCGCGACGCGCACCCAACGGACCCCGCTCTCGCTCACCGTCGAGGCGAATCCTCCCCTCACGGCGACCGGTTCGTCTGCCCCCGAGCGAGCACTGGATATCTCGACGGTCGAACGCGCCAGCACCACTTTCGACGTCGAGTGGGGCGTCGCCGGCCGCTTCGAGTTCGACGCGCCCACGCTCACCGCGACCGACGACCACGGCCTCTTTCGCGAAACCCTCTCGCGTGGGCCACAGCTCACGGTGACGGTCGAACCCCGCACGCCTACGAACCTCCACGTCGGGCAGGGCGGCGTCGAGACGGCTGCGGCCTACGGCGAGCACAAAGCCGGAAAGAGCGGCACCGGCCTCGACCCCGCAGAACTCCGCGAGTACCAGGCGAGCGACGCGGCCCACGACATCGACTGGAAGGCAACCGCACGGCTGAACAGCCCCTTTGTCAGGCAGTACGAGGCAGAAACCGACCGCACGATGGCCCTGCTCCTCGACCACCGGGGGACGATGGCCACGGGCCACGAGGGCGAGCGAAAACTCGACTACGTCCGCGAGGTGGCCGCCTCGTTCGTAGCCAACGCGAACCAGTACAACGACCACATCGGCCTCTATACCGTCGGCGACGGAGGCGTGACGAACGCTGACGCGCCCGCGTCGATGGCGAGCCACTACCGCGCCATCCGGTCGTGGCTATTCGACTTAGAACCCACGGAGGCGGACACAGGAAGTGCAACTCACAGCCACGACCCCGCGACCGCACGTCAGCAGGCGAGCCAGCTTTCAGACGACGACTCCGCGTTCGGACAGACGCTCCACCCCTACTTCGCGAACACTACGACCTACATCCAGCGTATCGATTCCGACCCCCTGTTCGCCACCGCCCGCACGCACATCAGGCGGCTCAAAGGAACCGTCTGGACGGTCATCCTCGCCGACGACTCGAATCCGGTCGAACTGCGTGAAACCGTAAAACTCGCCCAGCGCGGCGACGACCACGTTCTCGTGTTCCTCACGCCCACCGTCCTGTTCGAACCGGGCGGCCTCGCCGACATGGAAGCCGCCTACGAACGCTACGTTGAATTCGAAGACCTGCGCCGCGAACTCTCGAATCTCTCGCGGGTCGAAGCCTTCGAGGTCGCACCGGGCGACCGACTCGCTGCGCTGTTGACCACTCGGCGACAGGCGCGGGCGTGA